Proteins from a single region of Gossypium arboreum isolate Shixiya-1 chromosome 1, ASM2569848v2, whole genome shotgun sequence:
- the LOC108480862 gene encoding squamosa promoter-binding-like protein 9 isoform X1 has protein sequence MEMGSGSLTDSGGSSSNSSTESLNGLKFGQKIYFEDTSAAGTGGGTTMGTPLKSGIGSSSSSGSGKKARGGVVQGGQPPRCQVEGCKVDLTDAKAYYSRHKVCGMHSKAANVIVAGLEQRFCQQCSRFHQLPEFDQRKRSCRRRLAGHNERRRKPPPGSLLSSRYIRLSSSIIESSRGGSFIMDFTAYPRLSRRDVWLTSRSSEHVPGNQYTGTGWLLPHPCQNNSENPPPNLYRQELPGGTGVPSGRIPPGECFTGVVDSNCALSLLSNQPRGSRNQGLTLGLNDMINSELCSMSQPAMPHGAVTNPYSNASWGFKGNHSCSRSQDMLPQIPEPINSQLTGGLQLSHQSRGQYMEHEPSNADDTSMQHIHQSF, from the exons ATGGAAATGGGTTCGGGCTCTTTGACAGACTCAGGTGGTTCTTCCTCCAACTCCTCCACTGAGTCACTCAACGGCTTGAAATTTGGTCAAAAAATCTATTTTGAGGATACATCAGCTGCTGGCACCGGTGGTGGTACGACCATGGGGACTCCACTCAAGTCAGGTATCGGGTCTTCAAGCTCATCCGGGTCGGGTAAGAAGGCCAGGGGTGGAGTGGTGCAAGGTGGTCAGCCTCCAAGATGTCAAGTAGAAGGGTGTAAAGTGGATCTGACTGATGCAAAAGCTTACTATTCAAGGCATAAGGTTTGTGGTATGCACTCTAAGGCAGCTAATGTCATTGTTGCTGGTCTTGAGCAAAGATTTTGCCAGCAATGTAGCAG ATTTCATCAGCTTCCTGAATTTGACCAAAGGAAACGGAGTTGCCGTAGACGGTTAGCAGGTCACAATGAGCGACGGAGGAAACCACCACCGGGATCATTATTATCCTCTCGTTATATCCGGCTTTCTTCGTCTATTATCG AAAGCAGCAGAGGTGGAAGCTTTATCATGGATTTCACAGCCTATCCAAGGCTTTCCAGAAGGGATGTGTGGCTAACATCAAGATCATCGGAACATGTACCGGGAAATCAATACACTGGAACAGGATGGTTGCTTCCACATCCATGTCAAAACAACTCAGAGAATCCTCCACCTAACCTTTACAGGCAGGAATTACCAGGGGGAACTGGTGTTCCTAGTGGCCGGATTCCTCCGGGAGAATGCTTCACGGGAGTTGTTGACTCAAACTGTGCTCTCTCTCTTCTGTCAAATCAACCACGGGGCTCTAGAAATCAGGGATTGACTCTTGGGTTAAATGACATGATCAACTCCGAGCTTTGTTCAATGTCTCAACCAGCAATGCCTCATGGTGCAGTTACGAATCCTTACTCAAATGCCTCTTGGGGTTTCAAGGGCAACCACTCCTGTAGTCGCTCCCAGGATATGCTGCCTCAAATCCCAGAGCCTATTAACAGTCAATTGACCGGGGGACTTCAGTTGTCTCACCAAAGCAGGGGGCAATACATGGAGCATGAGCCATCTAATGCGGATGACACCTCCATGCAGCATATTCACCAATCCTTCTAA
- the LOC108480862 gene encoding squamosa promoter-binding-like protein 9 isoform X2, with translation MEMGSGSLTDSGGSSSNSSTESLNGLKFGQKIYFEDTSAAGTGGGTTMGTPLKSGIGSSSSSGSGKKARGGVVQGGQPPRCQVEGCKVDLTDAKAYYSRHKVCGMHSKAANVIVAGLEQRFCQQCSRKRSCRRRLAGHNERRRKPPPGSLLSSRYIRLSSSIIESSRGGSFIMDFTAYPRLSRRDVWLTSRSSEHVPGNQYTGTGWLLPHPCQNNSENPPPNLYRQELPGGTGVPSGRIPPGECFTGVVDSNCALSLLSNQPRGSRNQGLTLGLNDMINSELCSMSQPAMPHGAVTNPYSNASWGFKGNHSCSRSQDMLPQIPEPINSQLTGGLQLSHQSRGQYMEHEPSNADDTSMQHIHQSF, from the exons ATGGAAATGGGTTCGGGCTCTTTGACAGACTCAGGTGGTTCTTCCTCCAACTCCTCCACTGAGTCACTCAACGGCTTGAAATTTGGTCAAAAAATCTATTTTGAGGATACATCAGCTGCTGGCACCGGTGGTGGTACGACCATGGGGACTCCACTCAAGTCAGGTATCGGGTCTTCAAGCTCATCCGGGTCGGGTAAGAAGGCCAGGGGTGGAGTGGTGCAAGGTGGTCAGCCTCCAAGATGTCAAGTAGAAGGGTGTAAAGTGGATCTGACTGATGCAAAAGCTTACTATTCAAGGCATAAGGTTTGTGGTATGCACTCTAAGGCAGCTAATGTCATTGTTGCTGGTCTTGAGCAAAGATTTTGCCAGCAATGTAGCAG GAAACGGAGTTGCCGTAGACGGTTAGCAGGTCACAATGAGCGACGGAGGAAACCACCACCGGGATCATTATTATCCTCTCGTTATATCCGGCTTTCTTCGTCTATTATCG AAAGCAGCAGAGGTGGAAGCTTTATCATGGATTTCACAGCCTATCCAAGGCTTTCCAGAAGGGATGTGTGGCTAACATCAAGATCATCGGAACATGTACCGGGAAATCAATACACTGGAACAGGATGGTTGCTTCCACATCCATGTCAAAACAACTCAGAGAATCCTCCACCTAACCTTTACAGGCAGGAATTACCAGGGGGAACTGGTGTTCCTAGTGGCCGGATTCCTCCGGGAGAATGCTTCACGGGAGTTGTTGACTCAAACTGTGCTCTCTCTCTTCTGTCAAATCAACCACGGGGCTCTAGAAATCAGGGATTGACTCTTGGGTTAAATGACATGATCAACTCCGAGCTTTGTTCAATGTCTCAACCAGCAATGCCTCATGGTGCAGTTACGAATCCTTACTCAAATGCCTCTTGGGGTTTCAAGGGCAACCACTCCTGTAGTCGCTCCCAGGATATGCTGCCTCAAATCCCAGAGCCTATTAACAGTCAATTGACCGGGGGACTTCAGTTGTCTCACCAAAGCAGGGGGCAATACATGGAGCATGAGCCATCTAATGCGGATGACACCTCCATGCAGCATATTCACCAATCCTTCTAA